A window of the Myxococcales bacterium genome harbors these coding sequences:
- the gcvP gene encoding aminomethyl-transferring glycine dehydrogenase, with amino-acid sequence MPPTSPVPSTLAPSDTFAPRHLGPRDADLAAMLATLGLGSLDELADATVPAAIRLGRALDLGPALTEHRLLEELRTLAGDNHVFRSFIGQGYYDTITPPVILRNILENPGWYTAYTPYQAEISQGRLEALINFQTMVSDLTGLPLANASLLDEATAAAEAMNMCVEAHERKRTVFVVDAATHPQTLAVVATRARPLKVEVRVVERAGLAAAITADVAGMLLSYPTTDGAVHDDRALVAAAKAAGVKVVVATDLLALTILTSPGELGADIAIGSSQRFGVPMGFGGPHAAFLATTDGFRRLLPGRIIGVSKDAKGRPAYRLSLQTREQHIRRERATSNICTAQVLLAVVASMYAVYHGPDGLTAIARRVRGWTAVVAAGLARLGYAPRAGVFFDTLRVDLDAHRQAEVLAAGVDHGLNLRRFADGVGLSCDETTSADDVLALLECFAGGDLPFALAELTAAEAPALPDGLARTSAFLTHDVFRRHRSEHDLLRYLHKLESKDLSLTTSMIPLGSCTMKLNATTEMIPVTWPEFGRLHPFAPVEQTAGYRALFTQLEAWLGEITGFPAVSLQPNSGAQGEYAGLLAIRGYHDARGDHHRTICLIPMSAHGTNPASAVLAGFEVVPVATAADGTIDLADLRAKADLHRARLGAIMVTYPSTHGVFEEGIRELCATVHDAGGQVYMDGANINAQVGLCRPGDIGADVCHLNLHKTFCIPHGGGGPGMGPIGVAAHLAPHLPGHPLAPVAPGGTGPVSAAPYGSPSILPISFAYIAMMGGDGLTRATQVAILNANYMAKRLEDHYPVLYRGARGRVAHEFILDCRPFKKSAGIEAEDIAKRLMDYGFHAPTMSFPVPGTLMVEPTESEPRAELDRFCDALIAIRHEIAAVETGAMDRADNPLKHAPHTAAAVTATEWPHAYAREQAAYPAAWLRDYKYWPPVARIDNAYGDRHLVCSCPPMEDFAR; translated from the coding sequence GTGCCCCCGACCTCGCCTGTTCCATCCACGCTCGCTCCCTCCGACACCTTCGCGCCGCGGCACCTGGGCCCGCGCGACGCCGACCTGGCCGCGATGCTCGCGACCCTCGGGCTCGGCTCGCTCGACGAGCTGGCCGACGCGACCGTGCCGGCGGCGATCCGCCTCGGCCGCGCGCTCGACCTCGGCCCCGCGCTCACCGAGCACCGCCTGCTCGAGGAGCTGCGCACGCTGGCGGGCGACAACCACGTGTTCCGCTCGTTCATCGGCCAGGGCTACTACGACACGATCACGCCGCCGGTGATCCTGCGCAACATCCTCGAGAACCCCGGCTGGTACACCGCCTACACGCCGTACCAGGCCGAGATCTCGCAGGGCCGGCTCGAGGCGCTGATCAACTTCCAGACGATGGTCAGCGATCTGACCGGGCTGCCGCTGGCCAACGCGTCGCTGCTCGACGAGGCCACGGCGGCGGCCGAGGCCATGAACATGTGCGTCGAGGCGCACGAGCGCAAGCGCACGGTGTTCGTCGTCGACGCCGCCACCCACCCGCAGACCCTGGCCGTGGTCGCGACCCGGGCCCGCCCGCTCAAGGTCGAGGTGCGCGTGGTCGAGCGCGCCGGGCTGGCCGCCGCGATCACCGCCGACGTCGCCGGGATGCTCCTGTCGTACCCGACCACCGACGGCGCGGTCCACGACGATCGCGCGCTGGTGGCCGCGGCCAAGGCCGCCGGGGTCAAGGTCGTGGTCGCGACCGATCTGCTGGCGCTGACGATCCTGACCTCGCCCGGCGAGCTCGGCGCCGACATCGCGATCGGCTCGAGCCAGCGGTTCGGCGTGCCGATGGGCTTCGGCGGCCCGCACGCGGCGTTCCTCGCCACCACCGACGGGTTCCGCCGGCTCCTGCCGGGGCGCATCATCGGCGTCAGCAAGGACGCCAAGGGCCGGCCGGCCTACCGCCTGTCGCTGCAGACCCGCGAGCAGCACATCCGCCGCGAGCGCGCGACCTCGAACATCTGCACCGCGCAGGTGCTGCTGGCGGTGGTGGCGTCGATGTACGCCGTCTACCACGGGCCCGACGGGCTCACGGCGATCGCGCGCCGGGTCCGCGGCTGGACCGCGGTGGTCGCGGCCGGGCTGGCGCGGCTCGGCTACGCGCCGCGGGCCGGCGTGTTCTTCGACACCCTCCGCGTCGATCTCGACGCCCACCGGCAGGCCGAGGTGCTCGCCGCCGGCGTCGATCACGGCCTCAACCTGCGCCGCTTCGCCGACGGCGTCGGGCTGTCGTGCGACGAGACCACCAGCGCCGACGACGTGCTCGCGCTGCTCGAGTGCTTCGCCGGCGGCGACCTGCCGTTCGCGCTGGCCGAGCTGACCGCGGCCGAGGCCCCGGCCTTGCCCGACGGCCTGGCCCGGACCTCGGCGTTCCTCACCCACGACGTGTTCCGCCGCCACCGGTCCGAGCACGATCTGCTGCGGTACCTGCACAAGCTCGAGAGCAAGGACCTGTCGCTGACGACGTCGATGATCCCGCTCGGGTCGTGCACGATGAAGCTCAACGCCACCACCGAGATGATCCCGGTGACCTGGCCCGAGTTCGGGCGGCTGCACCCGTTCGCGCCGGTCGAGCAGACCGCCGGCTACCGGGCGCTGTTCACCCAGCTCGAGGCGTGGCTCGGCGAGATCACCGGGTTCCCGGCGGTGTCGCTGCAGCCCAACTCCGGCGCCCAGGGCGAGTACGCCGGGCTGCTCGCGATCCGCGGCTACCACGACGCCCGCGGCGATCATCACCGCACGATCTGTCTGATCCCGATGAGCGCCCACGGCACCAACCCGGCGAGCGCGGTCCTGGCCGGCTTCGAGGTGGTCCCGGTCGCGACCGCCGCCGACGGCACGATCGATCTCGCCGACCTGCGCGCCAAGGCCGACCTCCATCGCGCGCGCCTGGGCGCGATCATGGTGACCTACCCGTCGACCCACGGCGTGTTCGAGGAGGGCATCCGCGAGCTGTGCGCGACCGTCCACGACGCCGGCGGCCAGGTCTACATGGACGGCGCCAACATCAACGCCCAGGTCGGGCTGTGCCGGCCCGGCGACATCGGCGCCGACGTCTGTCACCTGAACCTGCACAAGACCTTCTGCATCCCGCACGGCGGCGGCGGCCCGGGCATGGGCCCGATCGGCGTCGCCGCGCACCTGGCGCCGCACCTGCCCGGGCACCCGCTGGCGCCGGTCGCGCCCGGCGGCACCGGGCCGGTGTCGGCGGCGCCGTACGGCTCGCCGAGCATCCTGCCGATCTCGTTCGCCTACATCGCGATGATGGGCGGCGACGGCCTGACCCGCGCGACCCAGGTGGCGATCCTCAACGCCAACTACATGGCCAAGCGGCTCGAGGACCACTACCCGGTGCTCTACCGCGGCGCCCGCGGCCGGGTCGCGCACGAGTTCATCCTCGACTGCCGGCCATTCAAGAAGTCGGCCGGGATCGAGGCCGAGGACATCGCCAAGCGCCTGATGGACTACGGCTTCCACGCGCCGACGATGTCGTTCCCGGTGCCGGGCACGCTCATGGTCGAGCCGACCGAGAGCGAGCCCCGGGCCGAGCTCGATCGCTTCTGTGACGCGCTGATCGCGATCCGCCACGAGATCGCCGCGGTCGAGACCGGGGCGATGGATCGCGCCGACAACCCGCTCAAGCACGCGCCCCACACCGCGGCGGCCGTGACCGCGACCGAGTGGCCGCACGCCTACGCGCGCGAGCAGGCGGCGTACCCGGCGGCGTGGCTGCGCGACTACAAGTACTGGCCGCCGGTGGCGCGCATCGACAACGCCTACGGCGATCGCCACCTGGTGTGCAGCTGTCCGCCGATGGAAGACTTCGCGCGCTGA
- a CDS encoding putative metal-binding motif-containing protein, whose translation MRIRTLASFVLAAVPLYGCGGDDAATPDAGLPPLFEPKPECQGQSIAQFTGMHTQVISKLAIGSQSDGFDLDGDGRPDNKLQGVGALANPAIGDSLNDYSLLIPMEMFDFPTAAVDSCVKFALYLGDYRADADTDGDDTAVANGDCNDHAMAIHPGAVEVPGNFIDDDCDGLADEQDDGPSQTPSADTMDRDGDGASPATGDCDDTNPLVGGLVASVRQVEICGDGYDNDCSGVADRGAGDPPDTCYPFDNTPDTISIDPLSFENGAPIIKFDSGEVKMTGGKLELTAGPSLFAVSVPITSDIVLTLKITGTQIKADVVEQGGFIMLKNGHLGGVIDARTADTIRGLTVDQIGLKPEDSLLDAIFANVLGTLLALPTQPNGSAHPGCKTPDIDVDRDGLEIFCDTDSDNDPDTKVVDLCIDGDGTEIRDEVVGGVVVKHCTEALLPNGKSRFPDGISVELNFETAPATLAAP comes from the coding sequence ATGCGTATTCGTACCCTGGCTTCGTTTGTGCTCGCGGCGGTGCCGCTCTACGGCTGCGGTGGCGACGACGCCGCCACCCCTGACGCCGGCCTGCCCCCGCTGTTCGAGCCCAAGCCCGAGTGCCAGGGCCAGAGCATCGCCCAGTTCACGGGCATGCACACGCAGGTCATCTCGAAGCTGGCGATCGGCTCGCAGTCCGACGGCTTCGACCTCGACGGCGACGGCCGCCCCGACAACAAGCTCCAGGGCGTCGGCGCGCTCGCCAACCCGGCGATCGGTGACTCGCTCAACGACTACTCCCTCCTCATCCCGATGGAGATGTTCGACTTCCCGACCGCGGCGGTCGACAGCTGCGTCAAGTTCGCGCTCTACCTGGGCGACTATCGCGCCGACGCCGACACCGACGGCGACGACACCGCCGTCGCCAACGGCGACTGCAACGATCACGCGATGGCGATCCACCCGGGCGCGGTCGAGGTGCCCGGCAACTTCATCGACGACGACTGCGACGGCCTCGCCGACGAGCAGGACGACGGCCCCAGCCAGACCCCGTCGGCCGACACGATGGATCGCGACGGCGACGGCGCCTCGCCCGCGACCGGCGACTGCGACGACACCAACCCGCTGGTCGGCGGCCTCGTCGCCAGCGTGCGCCAGGTCGAGATCTGCGGCGACGGCTACGACAACGACTGCAGCGGCGTCGCCGACCGCGGCGCCGGTGATCCGCCGGACACCTGCTACCCGTTCGACAACACCCCCGACACGATCTCGATCGATCCGCTGTCGTTCGAGAACGGCGCGCCGATCATCAAGTTCGACTCGGGCGAGGTCAAGATGACCGGCGGCAAGCTCGAGCTGACGGCCGGGCCGTCGCTGTTCGCGGTCAGCGTGCCGATCACCAGCGACATCGTCCTGACGCTGAAGATCACCGGCACCCAGATCAAGGCCGACGTGGTCGAGCAGGGCGGCTTCATCATGCTCAAGAACGGCCACCTCGGCGGCGTCATCGACGCGCGCACCGCCGACACGATCCGCGGGCTCACGGTCGATCAGATCGGCCTCAAGCCCGAGGACTCGCTGCTCGACGCGATCTTCGCCAACGTGCTCGGCACGCTCCTGGCCCTGCCGACCCAGCCCAACGGCTCGGCCCACCCGGGCTGCAAGACCCCGGACATCGACGTCGACCGCGACGGCCTCGAGATCTTCTGCGACACCGACAGCGACAACGACCCCGACACCAAGGTCGTCGACCTGTGCATCGACGGCGACGGCACCGAGATCCGCGACGAGGTCGTCGGCGGCGTCGTGGTCAAGCACTGCACCGAGGCGCTCCTGCCCAACGGCAAGTCGCGGTTCCCCGACGGCATCTCGGTCGAGCTGAACTTCGAGACCGCCCCGGCGACGTTGGCGGCGCCCTGA
- the tgt gene encoding tRNA guanosine(34) transglycosylase Tgt: protein MKVDLPTTGFQLELTHALGNARAGWLHTPRGSIPLPVFMPVGTQGSVKAMTPGELEAEPLDARIILGNTYHLFLRPGLEVIGAAGGLHRFAGWTRPILTDSGGFQVFSLAGINKIDDDGVTFQSHIDGSRHRLTPEVSLHIQGVLGSDIAMAFDQCPPGDAPPPVQEQALARTTAWAARSAAVARPPGQALFGIVQGGVDLERRARHAESIVPIGFDGHAIGGLSVGEPIPEMYRVLDAFAHTLPFERPRYLMGVGTPADLTRGVMAGVDMFDCVMPTRNARNGNLFTSEGRVVITNAKHRKDFGPIDPACPCMTCARHSRAYLRHLHVAKEILASRLATLHNLTYYARHMRALREQILTEGQPI, encoded by the coding sequence GTGAAGGTCGATCTCCCCACGACCGGCTTCCAGCTCGAGCTCACCCACGCGCTCGGCAACGCCCGGGCCGGGTGGCTGCACACCCCGCGCGGCTCGATCCCGCTGCCGGTGTTCATGCCGGTCGGCACCCAGGGCTCGGTCAAGGCCATGACCCCGGGCGAGCTCGAGGCCGAGCCCCTCGACGCCCGGATCATCCTCGGCAACACCTACCACCTGTTCCTGCGGCCCGGCCTCGAGGTCATCGGCGCCGCCGGCGGGCTGCACCGGTTCGCCGGCTGGACCCGGCCGATCCTCACCGACTCGGGCGGCTTCCAGGTGTTCAGCCTGGCCGGCATCAACAAGATCGACGACGACGGCGTCACGTTCCAGAGCCACATCGACGGCAGCCGCCACCGGCTCACGCCCGAGGTCTCGCTGCACATCCAGGGCGTGCTCGGCAGCGACATCGCGATGGCGTTCGACCAATGCCCGCCCGGCGACGCGCCGCCGCCGGTGCAGGAGCAGGCGCTGGCGCGGACGACCGCGTGGGCCGCGCGCTCGGCCGCGGTCGCGCGTCCGCCCGGGCAGGCGCTGTTCGGGATCGTCCAGGGCGGCGTCGACCTCGAGCGCCGGGCCCGCCACGCCGAGTCGATCGTGCCGATCGGCTTCGACGGCCACGCCATCGGCGGGCTGTCGGTCGGCGAGCCGATCCCGGAGATGTACCGGGTGCTCGACGCCTTCGCCCACACGTTGCCGTTCGAGCGGCCGCGGTACCTGATGGGGGTCGGCACCCCCGCCGATCTCACCCGCGGGGTCATGGCCGGGGTCGACATGTTCGACTGCGTCATGCCGACCCGCAACGCCCGCAACGGCAACCTGTTCACCTCCGAGGGCCGGGTCGTCATCACGAACGCCAAGCATCGCAAGGACTTCGGGCCGATCGACCCCGCGTGCCCGTGCATGACCTGCGCCCGCCACTCCCGCGCGTACCTGCGGCACCTGCACGTCGCCAAGGAGATCCTCGCCTCAAGGCTGGCAACGCTTCACAACCTCACGTATTACGCACGCCACATGCGGGCGCTGCGGGAGCAGATCTTGACCGAGGGGCAGCCCATCTAA
- the queA gene encoding tRNA preQ1(34) S-adenosylmethionine ribosyltransferase-isomerase QueA produces the protein MHRKADFAFDLPAAQIAQAPAATRDGSRLLVVRGADHVDTRFPALLDHLPPDPVVIVNDARVVPARVHCHRPSGGAVELLFVEPDPTPVPAGQVAWRCLARAGGRLHPGDPLTPDGDPSITLTVASARGDGGALAIAVPAAGPGDVFGLLDRVGELPLPPYIARADGPAADDRERYQTVYARTPGAVAAPTAGLHLTPGLLDAIAARGGTLAHVTLHVGLGTFAPVRVDDLAAHAMHVERFDVPAATAALVASGRPIVAVGTTVVRALESAATGPRQVAVGPGATGLFIRPGTGYRFQIVDALVTNFHLPESTLLMLVSAFAGYDRVMSAYRHAVAAGYRFFSYGDAMLLEREAP, from the coding sequence ATGCACCGCAAGGCCGACTTCGCCTTCGACCTGCCGGCCGCGCAGATCGCGCAGGCCCCGGCGGCCACGCGCGACGGCTCGCGCCTGCTGGTCGTGCGCGGCGCCGACCACGTCGACACGCGCTTCCCGGCGCTGCTCGACCACCTGCCGCCGGACCCGGTCGTCATCGTCAACGACGCCCGGGTCGTGCCGGCCCGGGTCCACTGCCACCGCCCCAGCGGCGGCGCGGTCGAGCTCTTGTTCGTCGAGCCCGATCCGACGCCGGTGCCGGCCGGGCAGGTGGCGTGGCGGTGCCTGGCCCGCGCCGGCGGCCGCCTGCACCCCGGCGATCCGCTGACGCCCGACGGCGATCCGTCGATCACCCTGACCGTCGCGTCGGCGCGCGGCGACGGCGGCGCCCTGGCGATCGCGGTCCCGGCCGCCGGCCCCGGCGACGTCTTCGGCCTGCTCGACCGGGTCGGCGAGCTGCCGCTGCCGCCGTACATCGCCCGGGCCGACGGCCCCGCGGCCGACGATCGCGAGCGCTACCAGACCGTCTACGCGCGCACGCCCGGCGCGGTCGCGGCGCCGACCGCCGGCCTGCACCTGACGCCGGGCCTGCTCGACGCGATCGCCGCGCGCGGCGGCACGCTCGCGCACGTCACGCTCCACGTCGGGCTCGGCACGTTCGCGCCGGTGCGGGTCGACGACCTCGCCGCCCACGCCATGCACGTCGAGCGCTTCGACGTCCCGGCCGCGACCGCGGCGCTGGTGGCCTCGGGCCGGCCGATCGTCGCGGTCGGCACGACGGTCGTGCGCGCGCTCGAGAGCGCCGCCACCGGCCCGCGCCAGGTCGCGGTCGGCCCCGGCGCCACCGGGCTGTTCATCCGGCCCGGCACCGGCTACCGCTTCCAGATCGTCGATGCCCTGGTCACCAACTTCCATCTCCCGGAGTCGACCTTGCTCATGCTCGTCAGCGCCTTCGCCGGGTACGACCGCGTGATGTCGGCGTACCGCCACGCCGTCGCCGCCGGCTACCGCTTCTTCAGCTACGGCGACGCCATGCTGCTCGAGCGCGAGGCCCCGTGA
- a CDS encoding MCE family protein produces the protein MRERGLEFKVGVMLLVAAAVFVGFVFVLGNWSLSSGYTIYVDYDYSGNLQPGAPVKVAGMKVGKVEDVTFMGGKLDPATGRRVYVRVEAWIEDRAKDSIRQDAEFFINTAGVLGEQYLEIVPGRDWERPPVPAGDKRVGRNPPRTDLVLSRLYDVLDSLSQVLTEDKDVIKNLLRNSASAVASADELLRDNKAQLGKLISSSTGLADQASQTLAKLNASVDGRALARTVNDADLLLVSGRQAIDKVTPEAVALMTDARRVTGIVTEDRVDRAIGVADKAAGAVGKAGGLIDNVDGLVTDLRAGKGTAGALLVKDDVYLDVRELIRDLKRNPWKFFWKE, from the coding sequence ATGCGCGAGCGCGGTCTCGAGTTCAAGGTCGGCGTCATGCTGCTGGTGGCGGCGGCGGTGTTCGTCGGGTTCGTGTTCGTCCTCGGCAACTGGTCGCTGTCGTCGGGCTACACGATCTACGTCGACTACGACTACAGCGGCAACCTGCAGCCGGGCGCGCCGGTCAAGGTCGCCGGCATGAAGGTGGGCAAGGTCGAGGACGTCACCTTCATGGGCGGCAAGCTCGACCCGGCGACCGGCCGGCGGGTCTACGTGCGGGTCGAGGCGTGGATCGAGGACCGGGCCAAGGACAGCATCCGCCAGGACGCCGAGTTCTTCATCAACACCGCCGGCGTGCTCGGGGAGCAGTACCTGGAGATCGTGCCGGGCCGCGACTGGGAGCGGCCGCCGGTGCCGGCCGGCGACAAGCGGGTCGGGCGCAACCCGCCCCGGACCGACCTGGTGCTGTCGCGCCTGTACGACGTGCTCGACTCGCTGTCGCAGGTGCTGACCGAGGACAAGGACGTCATCAAGAACCTGCTCCGCAACAGCGCCAGCGCCGTGGCCTCGGCCGATGAGCTCTTGCGCGACAACAAGGCGCAGCTCGGCAAGCTGATCAGCTCGTCGACCGGCCTGGCCGACCAGGCGTCGCAGACCCTGGCCAAGCTCAACGCCTCGGTCGACGGCCGGGCGCTGGCGCGCACGGTCAACGACGCCGACCTGCTGCTGGTCAGCGGCCGCCAGGCCATCGACAAGGTCACGCCCGAGGCGGTGGCGCTCATGACCGACGCGCGCCGGGTCACCGGCATCGTCACCGAGGATCGGGTCGATCGCGCGATCGGCGTCGCCGACAAGGCCGCGGGCGCGGTGGGCAAGGCCGGCGGGCTGATCGACAACGTCGACGGCCTGGTCACCGATCTGCGGGCCGGCAAGGGCACCGCCGGCGCGCTGCTGGTCAAGGACGACGTCTACCTCGACGTGCGCGAGCTGATCCGCGACCTCAAGCGCAATCCCTGGAAGTTCTTCTGGAAGGAGTGA
- the secD gene encoding protein translocase subunit SecD: MARRCSPRTRPRPSTATTRPRTSAARSPARCRAARCSSGTWPSSPPRIRPWRSARTSAFGFEFNEPQQDSEIADKRPYWRTYYLERAVRLTGSGVSNAMANYDQNTGRPEVLVDFNRFGGRQFGDLTAANVGKKMAIILDDKISSAPVIQGAIRQGRSTITVGGANAVQQEAEAQNLVNVLKTGSLPAPLREESVAELGPTLGRDAVAKAQLAFGLGGVLVILIMLSIYKWSGTIAMAGTILNVVFQMVVMAMFGATLSLPGIAALVLTIGFGVDGNILIYERIRDELLLGKSVKGAVDIGFSRAFSSILDGQLTTAAAGWVLLQYGSGPVHGFAVLLLIGIATTLFVNVWVTRLLFDWYISKKKGELATISI; the protein is encoded by the coding sequence ATCGCGAGGAGGTGCTCACCAAGGACGAGGCCAAGGCCCTCAACTGCTACGACAAGACCAAGGACGTCGGCGGCAAGGTCACCTGCACGGTGTCGGGCCGCAAGGTGCTCGAGCGGTACCTGGCCAAGCTCGCCGCCCAGGATCCGGCCATGGCGGTCGGCGAGGACTTCCGCGTTCGGCTTCGAGTTCAACGAGCCCCAGCAGGACAGCGAGATCGCCGACAAGCGCCCGTACTGGCGCACGTACTACCTCGAGCGCGCGGTGCGCCTGACCGGCAGCGGCGTGTCCAACGCGATGGCGAACTACGATCAGAACACCGGGCGGCCCGAGGTACTCGTCGACTTCAACCGCTTCGGCGGCCGCCAGTTCGGCGACCTGACCGCGGCCAACGTCGGCAAGAAGATGGCGATCATCCTCGACGACAAGATCAGCTCGGCGCCGGTGATCCAGGGCGCCATCCGCCAGGGCCGCTCGACGATCACCGTCGGCGGCGCCAACGCGGTCCAGCAGGAGGCCGAGGCCCAGAACCTCGTCAACGTGCTCAAGACCGGCTCGCTGCCGGCGCCGCTCCGCGAGGAGTCGGTCGCCGAGCTCGGCCCGACCCTGGGCCGCGACGCGGTCGCCAAGGCCCAGCTCGCCTTCGGCCTCGGCGGCGTGCTCGTCATCCTGATCATGCTCAGCATCTACAAGTGGTCGGGGACGATCGCGATGGCCGGCACGATCCTGAACGTCGTGTTCCAGATGGTCGTCATGGCCATGTTCGGCGCCACGCTCAGCCTGCCCGGCATCGCCGCGCTGGTGCTGACGATCGGCTTCGGCGTCGACGGCAACATCCTCATCTACGAGCGCATCCGCGACGAGCTCTTGCTCGGCAAGTCGGTCAAGGGCGCCGTCGACATCGGCTTCTCGCGCGCCTTCTCGAGCATCCTCGACGGCCAGCTCACGACCGCCGCCGCCGGCTGGGTGCTCTTGCAGTACGGCAGCGGCCCGGTCCACGGCTTCGCGGTGCTCCTGCTCATCGGCATCGCCACCACCCTGTTCGTCAACGTCTGGGTCACCCGCCTCCTCTTCGATTGGTACATCTCGAAGAAGAAGGGCGAGCTGGCGACGATCTCGATCTGA
- the secF gene encoding protein translocase subunit SecF gives MAASDHNFRYLVKPGTDFGFVSKFRIWMLLSTLLVAVSIGSLFVNKAVRGSYMNWTIDFKGGTEIVYAFRDKNKPDTYVHADAAKVRAALADAGADGFDVSEMTWTQEVGDREVTVRGTMIRTPRFGATTPEQKKSAGDAFAAKFADRGIDSMQWSGDRLFVRSTGHITDVEAAPVFTAAGLEVKAWGDSAKLYDTPDEGTGEYRQTFALNGLDRQYELVLEQALPDVDVVTEASSQVSAKAGADLRNDAIKALFYAMLLITLYLAVRFDIRYAPGAIFATFHDAIMVVGVFSVTWTDVSLTSVAALLTVIGFSVNDTVVIFDRIRENQIKLKDKKLERIVDISLNEVVVRSMLTSCTVFAVTLLMNLFGTGLVRNFAFAMNAGIITGAYSSVFLAPPVFLWIAKRYYSGPTTGRGRPSAA, from the coding sequence ATGGCGGCCTCCGACCACAACTTCCGCTACCTCGTCAAGCCCGGCACCGATTTCGGGTTCGTCTCCAAGTTCCGGATCTGGATGCTGCTGTCGACCTTGCTGGTCGCGGTCAGCATCGGCTCGCTGTTCGTGAACAAGGCCGTCCGCGGCAGCTACATGAACTGGACGATCGACTTCAAGGGCGGCACCGAGATCGTCTACGCGTTCCGCGACAAGAACAAGCCCGACACCTACGTCCACGCTGACGCCGCCAAGGTGCGCGCCGCGCTGGCCGACGCCGGCGCCGATGGCTTCGACGTGTCCGAGATGACCTGGACCCAGGAGGTCGGCGACCGCGAGGTCACCGTGCGCGGCACGATGATCCGCACGCCGAGGTTCGGCGCGACGACGCCCGAGCAGAAGAAGTCGGCGGGCGACGCGTTCGCCGCCAAGTTCGCGGACCGCGGCATCGACTCGATGCAGTGGTCGGGCGATCGCCTGTTCGTGCGCTCGACCGGGCACATCACCGACGTCGAGGCCGCGCCGGTGTTCACCGCCGCCGGGCTCGAGGTCAAGGCCTGGGGCGACAGCGCCAAGCTCTACGACACCCCCGACGAGGGCACCGGCGAGTACCGCCAGACGTTCGCGCTCAACGGCCTCGACCGTCAGTACGAGCTGGTCCTCGAGCAGGCGCTGCCGGACGTCGACGTCGTGACCGAGGCGTCCTCGCAGGTCAGCGCCAAGGCCGGCGCCGATCTCCGCAACGACGCGATCAAGGCGCTGTTCTACGCCATGCTGCTCATCACCCTGTACCTCGCGGTGCGGTTCGACATCCGCTACGCGCCCGGCGCGATCTTCGCGACGTTCCACGACGCGATCATGGTCGTCGGCGTGTTCTCGGTGACCTGGACCGACGTGTCGCTGACCTCGGTCGCGGCGCTCCTGACCGTCATCGGCTTCTCGGTCAACGACACCGTCGTCATCTTCGACCGCATCCGCGAGAACCAGATCAAGCTCAAGGACAAGAAGCTCGAGCGCATCGTCGACATCTCGCTCAACGAGGTCGTCGTGCGCTCGATGCTGACCTCGTGCACGGTGTTCGCGGTGACCCTGCTGATGAACCTGTTCGGCACCGGCCTGGTCCGCAACTTCGCGTTCGCGATGAACGCCGGCATCATCACCGGCGCGTACTCCTCGGTCTTCCTGGCGCCGCCGGTGTTCCTGTGGATCGCCAAGCGCTACTACAGCGGCCCGACGACCGGCCGCGGTCGCCCCTCGGCGGCCTGA
- the yajC gene encoding preprotein translocase subunit YajC: MAAMQMPIMMLLIFGVFWLLIIRPQAKKQREHQEMLSKLGKGAVVITRGGIIGTITGVQPGEVVVLEIQEKVRVRVPRAYIENTWSAKSDDKGSDKSSGKDEAKGKDESKAA; the protein is encoded by the coding sequence ATGGCCGCCATGCAGATGCCCATCATGATGCTGCTGATCTTCGGAGTCTTCTGGCTCCTGATCATCCGGCCGCAGGCGAAGAAGCAGCGCGAGCATCAGGAGATGCTCAGCAAGCTCGGCAAGGGTGCGGTGGTGATCACGCGCGGCGGCATCATCGGCACGATCACCGGCGTGCAGCCCGGTGAGGTCGTCGTCCTCGAGATCCAGGAGAAGGTCCGCGTCCGCGTGCCGCGCGCGTACATCGAGAACACCTGGTCGGCCAAGTCCGACGACAAGGGCTCCGACAAGAGCTCCGGCAAGGACGAGGCCAAGGGCAAGGACGAGTCCAAGGCCGCCTGA